From a region of the Halobacteriovorax sp. HLS genome:
- a CDS encoding YaeQ family protein, translating to MALGASIFKANVNISNLNTHFYDSTSLTLAKHPSEGELRMMYRLCAFLYSSNFDISFTKGLSSTEEPEMWHISPTGEILEWIELGLPDIKRVRQACGKSSRVNVFTYHKNKTDEWFRKFEKEFLQLDKLSIIQISVDEENLLEDLAKRNMSIDCMIEDNTMYLSSDEARVNVSFKQLC from the coding sequence ATGGCCTTAGGTGCGTCTATATTTAAAGCGAATGTTAATATCTCTAATTTGAATACACATTTTTATGATAGTACATCGCTAACTCTTGCTAAACATCCTTCAGAAGGGGAGCTTCGAATGATGTATAGGCTATGTGCTTTCCTCTATAGCTCTAATTTTGATATTAGTTTTACTAAAGGTTTAAGTAGTACTGAAGAACCTGAAATGTGGCATATCTCACCAACAGGGGAAATCTTAGAGTGGATAGAGCTTGGACTTCCCGATATTAAGAGAGTTAGACAAGCATGTGGAAAATCAAGTCGAGTTAATGTTTTCACTTATCATAAGAATAAAACTGATGAATGGTTTCGAAAGTTTGAGAAAGAGTTTTTACAACTAGATAAACTAAGTATTATTCAAATCTCTGTTGATGAAGAAAATCTACTTGAGGACCTTGCTAAAAGGAACATGAGCATAGATTGTATGATTGAAGATAATACTATGTACTTAAGTTCAGATGAAGCAAGAGTTAATGTTAGTTTTAAACAGCTTTGTTAG
- a CDS encoding chromate transporter, translating to MSSVGNLKEIGSLFFRLGLVAFGGPAAHIAIVHKEVVVKRKWMDESHFLDLMGATALIPGPNSTEMVLHCGHHRGGLRGLVLAGVSFILPACILSGLLAYLYTEAVKIPNFSDYMIGVKPVVLILIFQALKKLAPKAIKNYSLAFVTLITFALCFIGVNEFISLLVGGSIGLILGLYKGDTRVKSFPLLSIFYIFTKIGAILFGSGYVLITYLQKELVENRGWLTNSEIADAIAIGQFTPGPVLSTSTFIGYLLGNSTGALVATVGIFLPSFVFVYFLNPYIPKLRDSLKFSLLLDGVNAASMGLMAFALYPLGRISFLHPGALIIFLVTLILTWKVPKLSTVYLVSISILLGSILTFFNIGQQWP from the coding sequence ATGAGTTCAGTAGGTAATCTAAAAGAGATTGGTTCATTATTCTTTCGTTTAGGTCTTGTCGCATTTGGCGGACCTGCTGCACATATTGCAATAGTACACAAAGAAGTCGTAGTTAAAAGAAAGTGGATGGATGAGTCACATTTTTTAGATCTAATGGGGGCCACTGCGCTTATTCCTGGCCCGAATTCAACAGAGATGGTTCTTCACTGTGGTCATCATAGAGGAGGTCTAAGAGGCCTTGTGTTGGCCGGTGTGAGCTTTATTCTTCCGGCCTGTATCTTATCTGGTTTATTGGCCTACCTTTATACTGAAGCTGTTAAAATCCCAAATTTTAGTGACTATATGATTGGGGTTAAGCCTGTTGTTTTAATTTTAATTTTTCAAGCATTGAAGAAACTCGCTCCAAAAGCGATTAAGAACTACTCTCTAGCGTTTGTTACACTTATCACATTTGCTCTTTGCTTTATTGGTGTGAATGAATTTATTTCTCTACTCGTTGGAGGAAGCATTGGGCTTATCCTAGGTCTTTACAAAGGAGACACTCGTGTTAAAAGTTTTCCACTTCTAAGTATTTTCTATATATTTACTAAAATTGGAGCGATTTTATTTGGCTCAGGATATGTTCTTATTACTTACTTGCAAAAAGAGCTCGTTGAAAATAGGGGATGGTTAACAAACTCTGAAATTGCGGATGCAATTGCCATAGGACAGTTTACTCCGGGACCCGTTCTTTCTACCTCAACATTTATAGGGTATTTACTTGGAAATAGTACTGGAGCTTTGGTTGCGACAGTAGGAATCTTTCTACCTTCATTTGTCTTTGTTTATTTCTTAAACCCTTATATACCAAAACTTAGAGACTCGCTAAAATTTTCATTACTATTAGATGGTGTAAATGCTGCTTCAATGGGTCTTATGGCATTTGCTCTTTATCCTCTTGGGAGGATTTCTTTTCTTCACCCAGGAGCATTGATCATTTTTCTTGTCACATTAATTTTAACTTGGAAAGTGCCTAAGCTTAGTACAGTATATTTAGTTAGTATCTCAATACTCTTAGGTTCAATCTTAACTTTCTTTAACATAGGACAACAATGGCCTTAG
- a CDS encoding DEAD/DEAH box helicase translates to MTEENSFSNLKLIDALMKSINELGFSTPTEIQKKSIPILLKTTKDFVGQAQTGTGKTIAFAIPLLQKLDYTNTNVQALILTPTRELAQQVESEIVKLAKYLDLKSLCVYGGTPYEAQIRDMRKVKPQVVVGTPGRVIDLIKKGVLHLNKANFLILDEADEMLNMGFFEDVELIMTKFKQKRQLLMFSATMPKPIVKLINNSFNEPTVVKIETQSISNDDIEQKYFIVREKHFKEALSRLIDSASAKVYAIVFCRTKIETREVGDDLKKRGHDVEVLNGDMGQPERDLAMNNFKKKRATILVCTDVAARGIDINNLTHVFNYGLPRDNESYVHRIGRTGRAGMKGVAYTIVGPKATFDIENLERHIKKRISLEKLPSVEVLKENLVLSEIEAAEQILSAIQSKGDEFKTEDSYKFFEEKFKDLDHDQFMKLMFVWKFNKEIRRYNNLSDIETINTSSSSSRKDRKKPGRSERRPGTKNKKSSSRKRY, encoded by the coding sequence GTGACTGAAGAGAATTCATTTTCTAATTTGAAACTTATTGATGCGTTGATGAAGTCTATTAACGAGCTAGGGTTTTCAACTCCCACTGAAATCCAAAAGAAGTCCATTCCCATTCTTTTGAAAACAACAAAAGATTTTGTTGGACAGGCCCAAACAGGCACAGGAAAGACTATTGCTTTTGCAATACCACTTCTGCAAAAGCTTGATTATACCAATACTAATGTTCAGGCACTTATTCTTACTCCAACTAGAGAGCTTGCTCAACAAGTTGAAAGCGAAATTGTTAAACTTGCTAAGTATTTAGACTTAAAATCTCTATGTGTTTATGGTGGAACGCCCTATGAGGCCCAAATTCGTGATATGAGAAAAGTTAAACCTCAAGTTGTTGTAGGTACGCCTGGAAGGGTAATTGACTTGATAAAGAAAGGTGTTTTGCATTTAAATAAGGCCAATTTTCTTATTCTAGATGAAGCAGATGAAATGCTAAATATGGGATTCTTTGAAGATGTTGAACTTATTATGACTAAGTTTAAACAAAAGCGTCAGCTGCTCATGTTTTCTGCGACTATGCCCAAACCAATTGTTAAGTTGATCAATAATAGCTTTAATGAGCCTACTGTAGTTAAAATTGAAACCCAGTCTATTAGTAATGATGATATCGAGCAAAAGTATTTTATTGTTCGTGAAAAGCATTTTAAAGAGGCCCTCTCTAGGCTTATTGATAGTGCATCAGCAAAAGTATACGCCATTGTATTCTGTCGTACAAAGATAGAAACAAGAGAAGTTGGAGACGATTTAAAGAAGCGTGGTCATGACGTTGAAGTTTTAAATGGAGATATGGGACAACCTGAAAGGGATCTCGCCATGAATAACTTCAAGAAAAAAAGAGCGACGATTCTCGTATGCACTGATGTTGCTGCTCGTGGAATTGATATAAATAACTTAACTCATGTCTTTAATTATGGCCTTCCAAGAGATAATGAAAGTTACGTGCATAGAATAGGACGTACTGGTAGAGCTGGAATGAAAGGTGTTGCATATACTATCGTTGGTCCTAAGGCGACTTTTGACATTGAAAATCTTGAAAGACATATTAAGAAACGAATTTCTCTTGAAAAATTGCCAAGTGTTGAAGTCTTAAAAGAGAATTTGGTGCTCAGCGAGATAGAAGCAGCAGAGCAAATTCTCTCTGCCATTCAAAGTAAAGGTGACGAGTTTAAAACTGAGGATTCTTATAAATTCTTTGAAGAAAAATTTAAAGACCTCGATCATGATCAGTTCATGAAGTTAATGTTTGTGTGGAAATTTAACAAAGAAATTAGACGGTATAATAACCTGAGTGATATTGAGACAATTAATACGAGCTCATCATCAAGTCGAAAAGATCGTAAAAAGCCTGGTCGCTCAGAGAGAAGACCGGGGACGAAGAATAAGAAAAGTTCTTCTAGAAAGAGGTATTAA
- a CDS encoding succinylglutamate desuccinylase/aspartoacylase family protein has translation MKENILNIDLDNYEIGKTSVDQVDFPSFYGLQKVTAPLYVHRATKEISPCVVVTACVHGDEINGLRIAQSLIKGKLKIQKGTLIIIPVVNIYGFLNKLRYLPDRKDLNRCFPGLPKGSFGSRFAHFIFQNITKYGDVFIDLHSGPPGRFNIPQIRCDLSNKIVQDLVDNISVPLVVNSSLKDGSLREAIESTGKACIVFEGGEGLRFDETITKYGVNLVKSTLAHLQMIKTKKEFNKDKVIINKTKWLRAKEGGLLINKAHHGKVAKKGDIIGELRKITGELITYIRMDNDGVILGTSKSSLIMSGDALYNIGFLNNEYQEDDEEFMDYFDFDSEE, from the coding sequence ATGAAAGAAAATATTTTAAATATAGACTTAGATAATTATGAAATTGGGAAAACTTCTGTTGATCAAGTAGACTTTCCATCATTTTACGGATTACAAAAAGTAACGGCTCCACTCTATGTTCATCGAGCAACTAAAGAAATTTCTCCGTGTGTTGTTGTTACTGCGTGTGTGCATGGTGATGAAATTAATGGGCTTCGTATTGCTCAATCTTTAATTAAAGGTAAGTTGAAAATTCAAAAAGGAACTCTAATTATAATCCCTGTGGTTAATATTTATGGATTCTTAAATAAACTAAGATACCTTCCAGATAGAAAAGATTTAAATAGGTGCTTTCCGGGGCTTCCAAAAGGAAGTTTTGGTTCAAGATTTGCTCACTTTATTTTCCAGAATATCACAAAGTATGGCGATGTTTTTATTGATCTTCACTCAGGTCCTCCTGGGCGTTTTAATATCCCTCAAATACGCTGTGATTTAAGTAATAAAATTGTACAAGACCTGGTGGACAATATCAGCGTTCCTCTCGTGGTGAATAGCTCTCTTAAGGACGGATCACTGAGAGAGGCCATTGAAAGTACTGGAAAGGCCTGTATTGTTTTTGAAGGTGGAGAAGGCTTAAGGTTTGATGAAACTATTACGAAGTATGGTGTTAATTTAGTTAAGAGTACTCTTGCTCATCTTCAAATGATCAAGACGAAGAAAGAATTCAATAAAGATAAAGTGATTATCAATAAGACAAAATGGCTAAGGGCCAAAGAGGGTGGTCTTTTAATTAATAAGGCACATCATGGAAAAGTTGCCAAAAAAGGTGATATCATTGGTGAACTTAGAAAAATCACGGGAGAGTTAATTACTTATATTAGAATGGATAATGATGGTGTTATTCTTGGTACTAGTAAATCATCCCTGATTATGTCAGGTGATGCACTCTATAATATTGGATTTCTAAATAATGAATACCAAGAAGACGATGAAGAGTTTATGGACTACTTTGATTTTGACTCAGAAGAATAG
- a CDS encoding efflux RND transporter permease subunit, with protein sequence MIQKLIELSIRNRAIVVFSFILIALFSVFSLKTARIDAIPDIGENQQIIFTDWPGRSPKDIEEQVTYPLSVLMQGVPGVKNIRGTSAFGFSIIYVIFKDDIDFYWSRSRVLEKLTTAKASLPEGVVPNMGPDATGLGQIYWYTLENDPESKNPKSLSELRTIQDFYVKYLLQSVEGVSEVAGIGGFIKEYQIDVDPKRLFAYDIHFSKLISSIQNSNIDVGAEVVEEGDREYIVRGKGFFKSLEDIENVVIAVKNKSAIRVKDVATVGLGPSFRRGALDKNGVESVGGVVTMRFGENPKEVIDKVKKQLEVVRQGLPSGVKLVSFYDRTEVIERTIGTVYKALSEEIIITIIVILLFLLHFKSSILVSLTLPFGVGISFILMKILGIDSNVMSLSGLVIAIGSMVDMGIIMTENVYSNLAQKSNLSKSQRINIIIHSAREVGPAILTAVATTIVTFLPVFALEGSEGKLFGPLAWAKTLAMFGSVIVAIILVPALSVFFLNGNLKPIEKNTVSRVIVSRYKIALNFLLDHKRLFFIFPTIILSLGIFSYTQLGKEFMPSLNEGEILYMPVTTPDVSMTKARELLAYTDKELKKHPLVKDAIGKLGRADSAIDPAPIAMFETVVKLIPEDEWPSGTSINDIMEELDQKLQVPGLVNAWLFPIENRISMISTGIKTQIGIKIFGKDLKILEKLAAEVGREVESVDGAYGVFAEQITGKPYIEFDIDRVSASRYAINTGTINKILQTAVGGMTIGQFYEGRERYPIRVRYKKELRDRVDELKKVLVPSPLGQHIPLEQLAKVKIVTGPAAIASENGMLRSLVLLNVKGRDLIGFVEEAKQVINKKIELPPGYSIVWAGQYENQVRSNNRLMVLVPIALLINLFLIFLGIKNLRNSAIIFSAVPIAFSGGLILLWVGGFNTSVAVWVGFIALFGIAVDDGVVMMTYLQQAVKSNTPTNWSELKECIIEAGSRRIRPLVMTTTTTIVALLPIMWSTSTGSEVMKPMAIPTLGGMLVELVTLFIVPIVFSYFELKKIQSIKGEQYAN encoded by the coding sequence ATGATTCAAAAACTAATAGAATTATCCATTCGAAATAGAGCCATTGTTGTATTTTCTTTCATACTCATTGCTCTATTTTCAGTATTCAGTCTTAAGACTGCTCGTATAGATGCCATTCCTGATATTGGAGAAAATCAGCAAATCATTTTCACTGATTGGCCAGGTAGATCTCCTAAAGATATTGAAGAGCAGGTTACATATCCTCTTAGTGTCCTTATGCAAGGAGTTCCCGGTGTAAAGAATATAAGAGGAACTTCTGCTTTTGGATTTTCGATTATTTACGTTATTTTTAAAGATGATATTGATTTTTATTGGAGTAGATCTAGAGTTCTTGAAAAACTCACTACTGCAAAAGCTTCTTTACCTGAAGGAGTTGTTCCCAATATGGGACCAGACGCAACAGGGCTGGGACAAATTTACTGGTATACATTGGAAAATGATCCAGAGTCTAAAAATCCTAAATCTCTATCCGAGCTTAGAACAATTCAAGACTTCTATGTAAAGTACTTGCTTCAAAGTGTTGAAGGTGTAAGTGAGGTGGCCGGAATTGGTGGCTTCATTAAAGAATACCAAATTGATGTTGATCCAAAGCGATTATTTGCCTATGACATTCACTTCTCAAAGTTAATTAGCTCTATTCAAAATAGTAATATTGATGTTGGGGCAGAGGTAGTTGAAGAAGGTGATAGAGAGTATATAGTTCGTGGGAAGGGATTTTTTAAGAGCTTAGAGGATATAGAAAATGTCGTAATTGCAGTAAAGAATAAGTCTGCCATTCGTGTCAAAGATGTTGCAACAGTTGGGTTAGGACCAAGTTTTAGAAGAGGTGCCCTAGATAAGAATGGTGTAGAGTCTGTTGGCGGCGTTGTTACTATGCGCTTTGGAGAGAATCCAAAGGAAGTTATTGATAAGGTAAAGAAACAATTAGAAGTTGTCAGACAGGGTTTACCTAGTGGGGTCAAGCTCGTTTCTTTTTACGATAGAACTGAAGTCATAGAGAGAACTATTGGTACTGTCTATAAAGCACTTTCTGAAGAAATTATTATTACAATTATTGTGATCCTTCTTTTTCTTCTTCATTTTAAGTCTTCAATTCTTGTCTCTTTGACTCTTCCTTTTGGTGTTGGAATAAGCTTTATCTTAATGAAGATTCTTGGGATTGATTCAAATGTAATGAGTTTGTCAGGTCTTGTTATTGCTATTGGATCAATGGTTGATATGGGTATTATCATGACTGAGAATGTCTATTCTAACCTAGCTCAAAAAAGCAATCTAAGTAAATCACAGAGAATTAATATAATTATTCATTCAGCAAGGGAGGTAGGCCCAGCTATCCTTACTGCCGTTGCCACTACAATAGTAACCTTCTTACCAGTCTTTGCCCTAGAGGGAAGTGAAGGTAAGCTCTTCGGTCCTCTGGCATGGGCCAAGACTTTAGCGATGTTTGGCTCTGTTATCGTTGCAATTATTCTTGTTCCTGCACTTTCTGTGTTCTTTTTAAATGGTAATCTCAAGCCGATTGAGAAAAATACAGTTAGTAGAGTGATTGTTAGTAGGTATAAGATTGCTCTGAATTTCTTATTAGATCATAAGAGATTATTCTTCATCTTTCCTACCATTATTCTCTCTTTAGGAATCTTTTCTTATACACAGTTGGGAAAGGAGTTTATGCCGTCTCTAAATGAGGGGGAAATACTTTATATGCCTGTGACAACTCCTGATGTAAGTATGACTAAAGCGCGAGAGTTACTTGCCTATACGGATAAAGAGTTAAAGAAACATCCGTTAGTGAAAGATGCAATTGGCAAGCTCGGTAGGGCCGATTCAGCAATTGACCCAGCACCTATTGCAATGTTTGAAACAGTCGTAAAGTTAATTCCTGAAGATGAGTGGCCAAGTGGAACTTCCATTAATGACATTATGGAAGAGTTAGACCAAAAACTTCAAGTTCCGGGACTTGTAAATGCATGGCTCTTTCCAATTGAAAATAGAATTTCAATGATCTCAACTGGCATAAAAACTCAGATCGGAATAAAGATCTTTGGTAAAGATTTAAAGATACTAGAGAAGCTGGCCGCTGAAGTAGGTAGAGAAGTTGAGTCTGTAGATGGTGCCTATGGAGTATTCGCAGAGCAAATAACAGGAAAGCCATATATTGAATTCGATATTGATCGCGTATCTGCTAGTCGTTATGCAATTAATACAGGGACAATAAATAAGATACTTCAAACCGCTGTGGGTGGAATGACTATTGGACAATTTTATGAAGGTCGCGAAAGATATCCTATTCGAGTTCGTTATAAAAAAGAGCTTCGAGATAGAGTAGATGAACTTAAAAAAGTTCTTGTCCCTAGTCCATTGGGTCAGCATATACCACTAGAGCAATTAGCAAAAGTTAAAATTGTTACAGGGCCAGCCGCTATTGCATCTGAAAATGGGATGCTTAGGTCTTTAGTTCTTTTAAATGTAAAAGGAAGAGACTTAATAGGGTTTGTTGAAGAAGCGAAGCAGGTTATTAATAAGAAAATTGAACTTCCGCCAGGTTACTCGATTGTTTGGGCCGGACAATATGAAAATCAAGTTCGCTCAAATAATCGCTTGATGGTCCTTGTACCAATTGCGCTATTAATTAACTTATTTTTAATATTCTTAGGTATTAAGAATCTTAGAAACTCTGCAATCATCTTTAGTGCCGTCCCAATTGCTTTTTCAGGGGGACTAATACTTCTTTGGGTTGGAGGATTTAATACTTCGGTTGCTGTTTGGGTAGGCTTTATCGCTCTGTTTGGTATCGCTGTAGATGACGGCGTTGTAATGATGACCTATTTGCAACAGGCCGTTAAATCTAATACTCCTACAAACTGGAGCGAGCTTAAGGAATGTATTATAGAAGCAGGGTCTAGGAGAATTCGTCCTCTAGTTATGACTACAACAACTACTATTGTCGCCCTTTTGCCAATAATGTGGTCAACTAGTACTGGAAGTGAGGTCATGAAACCGATGGCCATACCTACTTTAGGGGGAATGCTTGTAGAATTAGTAACTTTGTTTATAGTACCAATAGTCTTTTCATATTTTGAATTAAAGAAAATACAATCAATTAAAGGAGAACAATATGCAAATTAA
- a CDS encoding TSUP family transporter, giving the protein MFYELEIYQYLIIFVGVFFAGLVDSIAGGGGLITIPLYISVGLPESLILGTNKSVSSIGTFSSITRFIRNKAIKWKEGSIAIVFSLTGAFIGARASKVLSSEYMIYILIVVLPLLLFLGKKINFNRDEVSEKLNNFQLFFRSALTGLCIGFYDGFFGPGTGTFLIIALFLFLRMNALNANATARVLNFTSNIASFIYFASAGSIAWKVTLIGAIGSILGNWIGSGLILTRSKDVIKPVFNFVLLILFIKCIHTLYTT; this is encoded by the coding sequence GTGTTCTACGAGTTAGAAATATATCAATACCTCATCATCTTTGTTGGTGTATTCTTTGCGGGACTAGTTGATTCTATTGCTGGAGGTGGAGGACTTATAACCATTCCACTCTATATTTCAGTAGGTCTACCAGAATCGTTAATCCTAGGAACCAACAAGAGTGTTTCATCTATTGGCACATTCAGCTCCATCACACGATTCATACGAAATAAAGCGATAAAGTGGAAAGAGGGCTCAATTGCCATAGTGTTCTCTTTAACAGGTGCATTTATTGGTGCAAGAGCGAGTAAAGTTCTCTCTAGTGAGTATATGATCTATATCCTCATCGTAGTTCTTCCTCTACTTTTATTTCTAGGTAAGAAGATCAACTTTAATAGAGACGAAGTCAGTGAGAAACTGAATAACTTTCAATTATTTTTTAGATCAGCCTTAACAGGTTTATGTATAGGATTCTATGATGGATTCTTTGGTCCAGGGACAGGTACTTTTTTAATTATTGCCCTTTTTCTTTTCTTAAGAATGAATGCACTAAATGCCAACGCAACTGCGAGAGTATTGAATTTCACATCCAATATAGCTTCATTTATTTACTTTGCCTCCGCAGGAAGTATTGCTTGGAAAGTAACACTGATCGGTGCGATTGGTAGTATATTAGGAAACTGGATAGGTAGCGGTCTTATTTTAACTAGAAGTAAAGACGTAATAAAACCCGTTTTCAACTTTGTACTACTCATCCTATTTATAAAGTGTATTCACACTCTATATACAACTTAA
- a CDS encoding LysE family translocator: MIALVTGIIIGFLMCIPIGPINVWVINTHLKHSAARALSIAVGGSLMDFLYFFFILSGLSFITFGEQLVFWLKVFGIILIFCLGIKELTSKVTQIERKTEKESPNGLAAGFLLGVVIYTSNPTLVVTMTALGATVKSFELFEMGRLNIFLVSLGLAIGSVLWFVFLIKLIDRFQEVIRNKYLNYFTKVSGALMIALSLFMASQLYI; the protein is encoded by the coding sequence ATGATTGCTCTAGTGACAGGAATCATAATAGGTTTTCTTATGTGCATTCCTATTGGTCCTATAAATGTATGGGTAATTAACACTCATTTAAAGCATAGTGCCGCTAGGGCCTTGTCTATTGCTGTGGGTGGTTCTCTTATGGACTTTCTCTACTTCTTTTTTATCTTGTCTGGGCTCTCTTTTATCACCTTTGGTGAACAATTAGTATTTTGGCTAAAGGTTTTTGGAATTATTTTAATATTCTGTCTAGGAATTAAAGAACTCACATCGAAGGTAACCCAAATAGAAAGAAAGACTGAAAAAGAAAGTCCCAATGGTCTTGCCGCAGGTTTTCTTTTGGGAGTCGTTATTTACACTTCTAATCCCACTCTGGTCGTGACAATGACGGCCCTTGGAGCAACTGTAAAAAGCTTTGAACTCTTTGAAATGGGACGATTAAATATTTTCTTAGTTTCTCTTGGATTGGCAATAGGTTCAGTTCTTTGGTTCGTTTTTCTGATCAAGCTCATTGATAGATTTCAGGAAGTAATTAGAAATAAATATTTAAATTATTTCACAAAGGTGAGTGGCGCACTAATGATTGCTTTAAGTTTATTTATGGCAAGTCAGCTTTATATTTAA
- a CDS encoding PP2C family serine/threonine-protein phosphatase gives MQLDSKQQIFLHDEHEYHYSFQDIDGYRIGFFISRNKEKTFQENEDTLFIQKNEQELIFGVADGAGGHPRGRDAAFLIGNELISTDRTDHVYHIDDLNKKIIDLKVGAKSTLAFAAIKEDLIRFYTVGDSEIIYWNGHGNEIFTSTPHSNSGLKVRAGITSQTDSLDDPDRYLVNNLMGDEFIRIESTSGVPIKKGHTILIGSDGLFDNISHEDLTEIVGRGSFDKSFQGLVDLCIEQDPERWLKNDDITFIFLRKIKA, from the coding sequence ATGCAGTTAGATAGTAAGCAACAAATATTCTTACATGATGAACATGAGTATCATTATTCATTCCAAGATATTGATGGTTATAGAATTGGTTTCTTTATTTCTAGAAATAAAGAAAAAACTTTTCAAGAAAATGAAGATACCCTCTTTATCCAAAAGAATGAGCAAGAACTTATTTTTGGTGTTGCTGATGGAGCGGGTGGACACCCAAGAGGGAGAGATGCCGCATTTTTGATTGGTAATGAATTAATTTCTACTGATAGAACAGATCATGTTTATCATATTGATGACCTTAATAAGAAAATTATTGATTTAAAGGTAGGGGCGAAATCAACTTTGGCCTTTGCTGCTATAAAAGAAGACTTAATTAGATTCTATACAGTTGGAGATTCAGAGATCATATATTGGAATGGTCATGGGAATGAAATTTTTACTTCAACTCCACATTCTAATTCAGGGTTAAAAGTTAGGGCAGGAATAACTTCACAGACTGACTCTTTAGATGATCCTGATCGATACCTTGTTAATAATTTGATGGGAGATGAATTTATAAGAATTGAAAGTACTTCCGGCGTGCCTATTAAAAAAGGGCATACGATACTTATCGGTTCAGATGGTCTCTTTGATAATATAAGTCATGAAGATCTCACTGAGATAGTTGGAAGAGGTTCTTTTGATAAGTCTTTTCAAGGATTGGTTGATCTTTGTATTGAGCAAGATCCAGAACGTTGGCTAAAAAATGATGATATTACATTTATTTTTCTTAGAAAAATAAAGGCGTAA
- a CDS encoding DUF3347 domain-containing protein yields MQIKPLSILAILVGLNFSLLAMEDHDHSKMKESKTKITRKALDESTKKSVIKVLEINENLHASFFKYNPSEIDKNAKALKMAIVEIKNDEISKILKFATTKIDMITADAKRKDNNDNYHLVSMALIHVVNSYDIGGKYNAYSCPMVKKKWIQDSDKNAKVNNPYAPYMPHCGSKDSSY; encoded by the coding sequence ATGCAAATTAAACCACTTTCTATCCTCGCAATCCTAGTTGGGTTGAACTTTTCATTATTGGCAATGGAAGATCACGATCATTCTAAAATGAAAGAATCAAAGACTAAGATCACTAGAAAGGCCTTAGATGAAAGTACAAAAAAGAGTGTCATCAAAGTCTTAGAAATTAATGAAAATTTACATGCCTCATTTTTTAAATATAATCCATCCGAGATTGATAAGAATGCTAAGGCATTAAAGATGGCCATTGTTGAAATTAAGAATGACGAGATATCAAAAATATTAAAATTTGCTACAACAAAGATAGATATGATTACGGCCGATGCAAAAAGAAAAGACAATAATGATAATTACCATCTTGTTTCGATGGCCCTAATCCATGTGGTTAATTCTTATGATATTGGAGGTAAGTACAATGCCTACTCTTGCCCAATGGTTAAAAAGAAGTGGATCCAAGACTCTGATAAGAACGCTAAGGTGAATAATCCTTATGCACCATATATGCCTCATTGCGGATCGAAAGACTCTAGCTACTAA
- a CDS encoding protein kinase yields the protein MVSKIESFSLEKGRVLANRYTVLELLGAGVEGEVYKVSELLTNKVRALKIFFPHRNKNFKISTRNANKLDKLRESPIVMDYFSHDVIRMKGQKVACLACEFIEGELLGTFIEKQKLKKLGIFPSIHLLYSIVLGVESIHLEGEYHGDLHVDNIIIKRFGLEFDLKIIDLHHWGDSKKDNRDEDIVKIIRIFYDILGGAKYYKNLSPSLKYIICGLKRSIILNRFKTISDLRYHLELMDWSDAVR from the coding sequence ATGGTTTCTAAAATTGAGAGTTTTTCGTTAGAAAAAGGAAGAGTTTTAGCTAATCGTTATACGGTTTTAGAGCTACTTGGGGCAGGGGTTGAAGGTGAAGTCTATAAGGTTTCTGAACTTTTAACAAATAAAGTCAGGGCCCTTAAAATATTCTTTCCTCATAGAAATAAGAATTTCAAGATAAGTACTCGAAATGCTAATAAACTTGATAAGTTAAGAGAGAGTCCTATTGTAATGGATTACTTCTCTCATGATGTGATTAGAATGAAGGGGCAGAAAGTTGCTTGTCTTGCTTGCGAATTTATTGAAGGGGAGCTTCTAGGTACCTTTATCGAGAAGCAGAAATTAAAGAAGCTAGGGATTTTTCCATCAATTCACTTATTGTATTCAATAGTTCTTGGGGTTGAGTCTATTCACTTAGAAGGGGAGTATCATGGTGACCTTCATGTGGATAATATCATTATTAAAAGGTTTGGCCTTGAGTTTGATCTAAAAATTATCGACCTGCATCATTGGGGAGACTCAAAGAAGGATAATAGAGATGAGGATATAGTTAAAATAATTCGAATCTTCTACGATATTCTCGGAGGGGCGAAGTACTATAAGAACTTATCACCTTCATTGAAGTATATAATCTGTGGCCTTAAAAGAAGTATCATTCTAAATAGATTTAAAACAATATCAGATCTAAGGTATCACTTAGAGCTAATGGATTGGTCAGATGCAGTTAGATAG